In Terriglobia bacterium, the genomic stretch CGGTCTGGGCGCGTTCATCCGGCGGCAGCGAGTTGTAAATCCCGGCGACCTCACGGGTCATCTCCGGCCAGCCGAACTGGTCGCCCATGGGCTGCGGCAGAAGACCCTCGTGGTGCACCTCCGCCTTGCGCGGCTTGAACCCAATCGCCTCCTGATACGCCAGGTACCGCTCTGGCGAGAGCATCCAGGTCGCCAGCGGGATCGTGGGGACGGTCCCGAGAAGAATGACGACAACCACCACGACCCTGACCCATGCCGCTCGGGCCACCCGCCACCGCTCTAAGGCAATCGCGCCCCCGGCGAAGAGCATGGGATAGATGGGGAAGAGGTAGTAGTCTTTGGCGTGCGCGATCTCCATGCTCACGAAGAACACGAGGAAGGTCAGGCCGAGCACCCGCCAGCGTGCCTCCTTGAGGAACGAGATCAGACCAAGGAGCCATAACGGAAAGAGGATGGGGTGCATGGCGATGATCTGTTGCCCGGTGAATGCCAGCGGGCCCAGGACAACGTTTTTTCCCTCGCGGCGTACGTTTTCGAGATCTTCCAGCGTGGGAAAATGATGCCGAACCTGCCAGATCACATTGGGCAGGAACAACGCCACGGCGATGGCGCCTGCGATCCAGATCCAGGGCTTGAGGAATTCGCGGCGATGCCGCGTCAGGAAAAGAGCGACAATGACGGCGAATCCAAAAAAGAGGGTCGAATGCTTGTTCTCAAGGCCGAGACCGGCGAGGACGCCGAACCCCACCCATAGCCGCGAGTCGCCGGTGCGGAGGATGCGAGCGACGATGAGAGCGCAACCCATCCAGAAGAGCGGTTCGAAAGCGTTCATGGTCAAGAGGTTGTCCATCACCAGCACACCGGGGCAGAGCAAAACGGCCAGCCCCGTCAGCAACTGGGCGTAACGTCGGGCCCCCAACTCGCGTGCGATCAAAGTGGAGAGAGCCACAAGCACGGTGCCCGCCAGGGCCGGTAGAATGCGCAAGGCTGCCAGCGAACCGCCCAACCACAGCGCCATCTTTGCATACAGCGCAATCAGCGGCGCGCAATCCACGTAGCCCCAGTCAATGTGTCGCGCCAGGTCCAGGTAGTAAAGCTCATCGCGGAAGTAGCCGTAATGCCTGACGCTGGTGAAAAGATGGAGCAGGAGCTTGGCCGCGCACAGGGCGATCACAAGGCCAGTGGCGAGGCGGGGAAGTGACTCGAATGCTTCGGTGAAATGGGGTTGAGGGGCGGCATCGTCGACCATAGAGGGAATCTTGACTCCCACATTGAATCGAGTCAAAGAAATTTGAAATTGATTTCTGCCCTCCGGGTCCGGCGGCATGAATATCACAAATTGAACTATTCCTGCACAGACTTGCCCAGTTAAAATTGGGGAGGCGACGGGATGGCAGAGTCTTTCGCGGCCGCGAGTTGGAACAGATAGTTATGCACTGAGGGGCGGGCCTTGGAGATCGACGCTCAAATGCACACTTCGATGAGTCGGAGGCCGTACCACCTGACACGATAATCTGTGGAGGGAATCATGACGAGAAAGACCTGCATTCAGGGTGGTGCCCTGTTTGCCCTTATGGTTGCTTGTGCCTCTGAAATCTTTGCTCAGGGTAGTCCGGAGGAACCCCAGCAGGCCATCCGCATTCTTCATCGTGTATCGGAAACCTATCGAACTCTGAAGAGCTATGAATTGTACGGCATGATCCGAATGCAGATCGAAGGAATCCCGGACACCTACCTCCGGCCAATCATGGTGACTCGTGCGGGGACGACAAAGAAGCCGACCGGCGGTTTGACCCCGGCAGCGCGGGCGGCGCTTCGATCCGGCCCAGGCGCATGGGAGAACGGAGCAGGCATCGAAGTCAAGGGACCCTCCCTGGCCACCTTTCCCTCAATGGATTTTTCTCTCGAACGCCTGGATGAACATGTGAAGACCGCCAAACTCCTGCGCGAGGAGACGCTCATGGTGGGAGTTCAGGATGTTGCCTGTTATGTGATTGAGATCAGGTTTGAACCCAGTTCGCCTGCCAAGGATGGCAAGGAGGAACCTCAGGTGGTCTGGATTGACAAGGACCGTTCCCTGGTCGTCCGTTTCGTTCAAACCGGAGAAATTGCTCTCCTAAAAAGGGGGACGCCCAAGCCAGTCCGGTTTCAATGGACGTTGACCTTCAACACCATCAAGCTGAATGAAGCACTCAAGTAGGGCTACCTTGAGCGCTGTGGCAGGTCATCAACCCCCGCGATCATTCCATGACTGAGAAAGATCCCCGCGCCGACGCCTCTGGGGAGGCGAGGGATCAAACTCCGACCTCCAAATTTCAAATGAAAACTAATATCCAAAAGGCAATAGGACCATGACGGATTCCAGGTGCAGACAGCCGTCCGTCAGACCTGTTCAGACAGGGCTGTGTCCGACAGCCAATCACGGACGAAGTTTCGGACCTTGGCCCCTTCAAAGCGGCGACGGATCGCATCCATTACGGTCAGTCGAAGATGCGACGGTGACCCCGAGAAACCCACCCAGTAGGGCACATGAAAATCCAGCGGAACCAATTCGGCCGCGATGTCCAGGTTTCTAATCTTGAAAAATCCCCGGCTGAAAACCAGACGGCGAACCCGCTCCACTACGGTCACGCCGGCCTGATCCGGATCGAGCCCACGGGGCGGGCAATTCCGGGTGTCGAGGGTGATCAGGCTGCCCCGATCCGGCACTGAGTCAAAGGAGTAAAGATCAAAGCTCCCTTCGACCGCATCCAGCCCGAGAAACCTCGCCTCCGTCCGCGAGCGGTTCGTGATGTGCACCCGGAACAGGCGGAAGGGAATGTAGATGTCCGCGACGGTGTGGACCCTTCCGAAGCGCAGGCTCGTCAATGGGCCGGAGAAGTGTGTAATGGCGTCTTCACGCGAGACGTTGGGTTTGAGAGTGTGGATTGTGGTCATGGAATGTCGCAGAGGGCCTTTTAGAAACTTTGCGCCTCTTGCGGTTAGATTCTGATTCAACCCAACCTCAAGATCACCACATCTATTCGACAGACGACCCTGCATCGGCTTACCAAGGAGACAACAAGTAACGACTGAAGTCGTTACGACAACAAGCAACGACTGAAGTCGTTACGACAACAAGCAACGTCTGAAGTCGTTACGATAACAAGCAACGACTGAAGTCGTTACTACTTACCGGAAATAAATCCACAAGCCGATCACGGTTCCTGCGAGCAGGATGCTGAAGGCGATGTTGATGGCGTGCTCGCGCGCGGTTTCCGCCGCCGGCTTGTATTGCGGCTCGCGCTGAATGTTGTCGACGATGGAGGTATCGATTTTTTCTCGGACCGTCGCGAACGTCAATCCCCCCAGTTTGCTGCGCTCCGGTGGGCGTGTGGCGAGGCTCACCCCCACCAGCACGACTGAGCAAACGACAAACATCAGGATGGCGTAATGCAGGAAATTGATCTCGACAATCCATCGGATAACAGGAGATGCAAAGTAGTGGCCGGCGTGGGCGCTCTCGATGATTTCAAGGATGAATCGGACGGCGCCGAGCACGAACCCGGTAAGC encodes the following:
- a CDS encoding glycosyltransferase family 39 protein — encoded protein: MTRFNVGVKIPSMVDDAAPQPHFTEAFESLPRLATGLVIALCAAKLLLHLFTSVRHYGYFRDELYYLDLARHIDWGYVDCAPLIALYAKMALWLGGSLAALRILPALAGTVLVALSTLIARELGARRYAQLLTGLAVLLCPGVLVMDNLLTMNAFEPLFWMGCALIVARILRTGDSRLWVGFGVLAGLGLENKHSTLFFGFAVIVALFLTRHRREFLKPWIWIAGAIAVALFLPNVIWQVRHHFPTLEDLENVRREGKNVVLGPLAFTGQQIIAMHPILFPLWLLGLISFLKEARWRVLGLTFLVFFVSMEIAHAKDYYLFPIYPMLFAGGAIALERWRVARAAWVRVVVVVVILLGTVPTIPLATWMLSPERYLAYQEAIGFKPRKAEVHHEGLLPQPMGDQFGWPEMTREVAGIYNSLPPDERAQTGIFTGNYGEAGAINLFGPQYGLPRAYSRHQNHWYWGPPTEHYKNLIVVQWSRDDVQDNCASWQAFDHYQRFGMGEENTPIYLCRGAQFDLQKIWWHSKHWN